One genomic window of Plasmodium falciparum 3D7 genome assembly, chromosome: 10 includes the following:
- a CDS encoding inner membrane complex protein 1m, putative, protein MCDNICEDKKNYMFGRPPFLIPQNVADSPSTTVELDYPLYETAPNREIKNIIQETTINVPKVEYKNKIVEIPRVEYRTYPLIKEVETPIYQDKYVYKNVEVPNKRLRIKPVYKEVKVPQIEYINKYIKRKYKRYKYIPKEIKVPFRPRREIYNEIPIPRYIPENIENCVEKKKMLDTAYRGELPLFQGYDDNIINMMNPFCTYNQSDNLYNNQMCEGKRKKEKIWNYDILNCLCINNNENGTYDIDPNNIYPSYDNRLNEQVYDHNKIYSSSPYEQLTYTPPYHIILDSDQKKEENIFCHKVIEVTSSLLAFTGIAIIMMGKLSLHGISILMKNIKSRNNNTQVEKIINEIKDDEDTLCPPVKKNNNMI, encoded by the exons atgtgTGATAATATTTGTGAAGATAAAAAGAACTATATGTTCGGTCGCCCTCCATTTTTAATACCTCAAAATGTGGCGGATTCTCCTAGTACCACTGTAGAATTAGACTATCCTTTATATGAA ACAGCACCGAACAGAGAAATAAAGAACATAATACAAGAAACGACGATAAATGTGCCCAAGgtagaatataaaaacaaaattgtaGAAATCCCTAGGGTGGAATATCGTACGTATCCATTAATAAAAGAGGTGGAGACACCAATATATCAAGATaagtatgtatataaaaatgttgagGTACCTAATAAAAGGTTAAGGATAAAACCAGTATATAAAGAAGTAAAAGTACCACaaatagaatatataaataaatatataaaaagaaaatataaaagatataaatatatcccTAAAGAGATAAAAGTACCTTTTAGGCCTAGaagagaaatatataatgaaataccTATTCCTAGATATATACCTGAAAATATCGAAAATTgtgtagaaaaaaaaaaaatgttagaTACTGCGTATAGAGGAGAATTACCATTATTTCAAggatatgatgataatataataaatatgatgaatcCATTTTGTACATATAATCAATcggataatttatataacaacCAAATGTGtgaaggaaaaagaaaaaaagaaaaaatatggaattatgatatattaaattgtttatgtattaataataatgaaaatggaACATATGATATCGatccaaataatatatatccatcATATGATAATAGATTAAATGAACAAGTATATGATCACAATAAGATATATTCATCTTCACCTTATGAACAATTAACCTATACACCTccatatcatataattttagatagtgatcaaaaaaaagaggaaaatatattttgccATAAAGTAATAGAAGTAACATCTTCTCTTCTCGCCTTTACGGGTATAGCTATTATTATGATGGGGAAGTTAAGTTTACATGGTATATCTATactaatgaaaaatattaagagtaggaataataatacacaagtagaaaaaataataaatgagaTAAAGGATGATGAAGATACACTCTGTCCACCagtcaaaaaaaataacaatatgatataa